From one Plantibacter flavus genomic stretch:
- a CDS encoding sugar transferase, translating into MPFVEARRCWERRCSRMVLVLDLLAVTLALTVTQLLWWDAYWRGTVEVVGPFGRRDLGYPAVTLALAVAWWSPLAAARSRHPRVLADGWTSYRRVVVVTTTVFGTVAMASYLLKLEIGRGFLLTAMPLGVALLLAVRWGARRHLRARRRGSALVYRTLLVGDRDQAVHVAERMRRGDWAGHRVVGVATPGIVDDDRIVGAPVLTGRPSIVDAAEEVEADTVILVGPVELTPAELRRLGWDLSERGVKFIIAPTLTGVASTRLYLQAVAGIPLIHVDHLELSRLEAAAKRAFDVIGSATLLLLLAPVMLAVALAVKTTSRGTVLYRQERVGLRGRPFQILKFRSMVADADTGAALAVQQHADELLSKAPDNPLVTPIGRILRKYSLDELPQLLNVLGGSMSLVGPRPHRGWEVERYDLLARRRLLVKPGMSGLWQVSGRSNLSWDDSVDLDLYYVENRSAAIDLKILAQTVRAVVAPGTDAR; encoded by the coding sequence ATGCCCTTCGTCGAAGCCCGCCGCTGCTGGGAGCGACGGTGCTCGCGCATGGTCCTCGTCCTCGACCTCCTGGCCGTCACCCTGGCGCTCACCGTGACCCAGCTCCTGTGGTGGGACGCGTACTGGCGCGGGACCGTGGAGGTCGTGGGGCCGTTCGGACGCCGAGACCTCGGCTACCCGGCGGTCACCCTCGCGCTCGCCGTCGCGTGGTGGTCGCCCCTGGCAGCGGCCCGATCGCGCCACCCGCGGGTCCTTGCGGACGGTTGGACGTCCTATCGACGGGTCGTGGTCGTGACGACGACGGTCTTCGGCACGGTGGCGATGGCGTCCTATCTCCTCAAGCTCGAGATCGGACGCGGGTTCCTGCTCACCGCCATGCCGCTCGGGGTCGCCCTCCTCCTGGCGGTCCGATGGGGCGCCCGTCGACACCTCCGTGCGCGGCGACGCGGAAGCGCACTCGTCTACCGCACACTGCTCGTGGGGGACCGCGACCAGGCGGTGCATGTCGCCGAGCGCATGCGCCGGGGCGACTGGGCAGGGCATCGGGTGGTGGGCGTCGCGACCCCGGGCATCGTCGACGATGACCGCATCGTGGGTGCCCCCGTCCTCACCGGGCGGCCCTCGATCGTCGATGCCGCCGAGGAGGTCGAAGCGGACACGGTGATCCTCGTCGGCCCCGTCGAACTCACCCCCGCCGAGCTCCGTCGCCTGGGTTGGGACCTCAGTGAGCGCGGGGTGAAGTTCATCATCGCGCCGACGCTCACGGGGGTGGCCTCGACCCGCCTGTACCTCCAGGCGGTGGCCGGCATCCCGCTCATCCATGTCGACCACCTGGAGCTGTCGCGGCTGGAGGCGGCGGCGAAGCGGGCGTTCGACGTCATCGGTTCCGCGACGCTGCTCCTACTGCTGGCCCCGGTCATGCTCGCGGTCGCGCTCGCGGTGAAGACGACGAGTCGGGGGACCGTGCTGTACCGGCAGGAGCGCGTCGGCCTGCGCGGCCGCCCCTTCCAGATCCTGAAGTTCCGCTCGATGGTCGCCGACGCCGACACCGGAGCAGCCCTCGCCGTGCAGCAGCATGCGGACGAACTGCTCTCGAAGGCTCCGGACAACCCGCTCGTGACCCCGATCGGACGGATCCTCCGGAAGTACTCGCTCGACGAGCTCCCGCAGTTGTTGAACGTCCTGGGGGGTTCGATGAGCCTCGTCGGTCCGCGGCCGCACCGGGGGTGGGAGGTCGAACGCTACGACCTGCTCGCCCGGCGACGCCTCCTGGTGAAGCCGGGTATGAGCGGACTGTGGCAGGTCAGCGGGCGGTCCAACCTCTCCTGGGACGACTCGGTCGACCTCGACCTGTACTACGTGGAGAACCGGTCGGCCGCGATCGACCTGAAGATCCTCGCGCAGACGGTGCGAGCGGTCGTCGCCCCGGGAACCGATGCACGGTGA
- a CDS encoding GlxA family transcriptional regulator, translating to MLSKVALLAIPGLQPFEFSVVCEVFGIDRSDQGGPAFDLRIVTKDPGPVRMNLSDDGARGFDMIVDDDLSFAAEADLVVITGRGGSRAGAVDEAYLDVLRAAEARGAWVLSVCSGSFVLGQAGLLDGRRSTTHWMYTSEQQMTFPGTTVDPDVLFVEDRKVITGAGTAAGIDACLHLVRQEYGAASANVIARRMVVPPQRDGGQAQYVLSPVAAQQCESLAPVVDWMLDHLAEDLPIGRLARQAHMSERTFARRFRSELGSTPAAWLNRQRLFRAQEMLERTDHGVERIAADTGFGTAAVLRHHFDRVLGTTPAAYRRSFGVRESA from the coding sequence ATGCTGTCGAAGGTCGCCCTGCTCGCCATCCCGGGGCTGCAACCGTTCGAGTTCAGCGTCGTCTGCGAGGTCTTCGGCATCGACCGGTCGGACCAGGGCGGTCCCGCCTTCGACCTCCGCATCGTCACGAAGGACCCCGGTCCGGTCCGGATGAACCTGAGCGACGACGGTGCGCGGGGCTTCGACATGATCGTCGACGACGACCTGTCGTTCGCGGCCGAGGCGGACCTCGTGGTGATCACCGGTCGTGGTGGATCGCGCGCCGGAGCGGTCGACGAGGCCTACCTCGACGTCCTCCGAGCGGCTGAGGCACGGGGTGCCTGGGTCCTCAGCGTGTGCAGCGGGTCGTTCGTCCTCGGTCAGGCAGGGCTGCTCGACGGTCGGCGCAGCACGACCCACTGGATGTACACGAGCGAGCAGCAGATGACGTTCCCGGGCACCACCGTCGACCCGGACGTGCTGTTCGTCGAGGACCGCAAGGTCATCACGGGCGCGGGGACCGCTGCCGGCATCGACGCGTGTCTGCACCTGGTACGACAGGAGTACGGCGCGGCGAGCGCGAACGTCATCGCCCGCCGGATGGTCGTCCCGCCACAGCGTGACGGCGGTCAGGCGCAATACGTCCTCTCCCCCGTCGCGGCGCAGCAGTGCGAGTCGCTCGCACCGGTCGTCGACTGGATGCTCGACCACCTCGCCGAGGACCTGCCCATCGGGCGTCTCGCGCGGCAGGCGCACATGTCCGAGCGGACCTTCGCACGCCGCTTCCGCTCGGAGCTCGGCAGCACGCCGGCCGCCTGGCTGAACCGGCAACGCCTGTTCCGAGCCCAGGAGATGCTCGAACGGACCGACCACGGTGTCGAGCGGATCGCGGCGGACACTGGGTTCGGCACCGCAGCCGTCCTCCGTCACCACTTCGACCGTGTCCTCGGGACCACGCCTGCCGCCTACCGGCGGAGTTTCGGGGTGCGGGAGAGCGCCTGA
- the manA gene encoding mannose-6-phosphate isomerase, class I: MFVPLRATPRDYAWGSSTAIAEVLGSERSGRPEAELWLGAHPGAPTPIADPSTVGGHADLERWLAADPSALGGHGSLPFLLKILAAAHPLSLQAHPDLHRAAAGFAAENARGVPLDAPHRNYKDALHKPELIVALRDGFEALCGFRELDATDALLAELVASAPDPAAAARITMLRGMLAAPDGLRDTVRTLLEQLPGGLLDALVASAAAPGSGAFDAERTLVGRLAQEYPGDPGIAVALLLNLVTLRAGEALYLPAGNIHAYLRGIGVELMAASDNVLRGGLTPKHVDVPELLEVLEFEPRPVPWLTPTDLGGGLSLFVPDVPDFELLRVDLSDEPSEQDPSFHLPGPGIAIVVDGSVRITGATSSIELGRGGYAFITPDEAELRFSGTGTLFLATTQG; this comes from the coding sequence ATGTTCGTGCCGCTCCGTGCCACTCCTCGTGACTACGCGTGGGGGTCGTCGACGGCGATCGCGGAGGTGCTCGGGTCCGAGCGCTCAGGACGTCCGGAGGCGGAACTCTGGCTCGGCGCACACCCCGGGGCGCCGACGCCGATCGCGGATCCGTCGACGGTGGGGGGACACGCCGACCTCGAGCGCTGGCTCGCCGCCGATCCCTCCGCGCTCGGCGGGCACGGCTCGCTGCCGTTCCTCCTCAAGATCCTCGCAGCGGCCCATCCGCTCTCGCTGCAGGCCCACCCCGACCTGCACCGCGCCGCCGCGGGCTTCGCCGCCGAGAACGCGCGAGGGGTGCCGCTCGACGCTCCGCACCGCAACTACAAGGACGCGCTCCACAAGCCGGAACTCATCGTCGCCCTCCGGGACGGCTTCGAGGCGCTCTGCGGGTTCCGCGAGCTCGATGCGACCGATGCGCTGCTCGCCGAGCTGGTGGCCTCGGCGCCCGATCCGGCTGCTGCGGCGCGCATCACCATGCTCCGCGGGATGCTGGCCGCCCCCGACGGGCTCCGCGACACCGTGCGAACCCTGCTCGAGCAGCTCCCCGGCGGGCTGCTCGACGCCCTCGTCGCGTCCGCCGCTGCTCCCGGTTCGGGTGCATTCGACGCCGAGCGGACCCTGGTCGGACGGCTCGCCCAGGAGTATCCGGGCGATCCCGGCATCGCGGTCGCACTCCTCCTCAATCTCGTCACGTTGCGAGCCGGCGAAGCGCTGTACCTCCCAGCCGGGAACATCCACGCCTACCTCCGCGGCATCGGCGTCGAGCTCATGGCCGCGAGTGACAACGTCCTGCGCGGCGGGCTCACCCCGAAGCACGTCGACGTGCCCGAGCTGCTCGAGGTCCTGGAGTTCGAGCCGCGGCCGGTGCCGTGGCTCACCCCGACGGACCTGGGCGGGGGGCTCAGCCTCTTCGTCCCCGACGTGCCGGACTTCGAGCTGCTGCGGGTGGACCTGTCCGATGAGCCGTCCGAGCAGGATCCCTCGTTCCACCTCCCCGGCCCCGGGATCGCGATCGTGGTCGACGGCTCGGTGCGGATCACCGGAGCCACCTCGTCCATCGAGCTCGGTCGAGGTGGCTACGCCTTCATCACGCCCGACGAGGCGGAGCTGCGCTTCTCCGGGACCGGAACCCTCTTCCTCGCGACCACCCAAGGCTGA
- a CDS encoding acyl-CoA dehydrogenase family protein, with translation MIFEPLASDFYGFESLLTAPEQEAIARLRAWAETEAKPIVNEYWERAEFPKHLITPLLELDVARWAWPETTPFENSAVFRGLASMELSRIDASISTFVGVQDGLTMGSISECGSQEQQDEWLPKLASGEVLGAFGLTEPQSGSDSAQGLRTTATRDGDDWILSGSKRWIGNATFSDITIIWAKDTADGQVKGFIVPTDSPGYSATKIEGKISLRMVQNADITLDNVRVPERLRLQHANSFRDTAKVLRLTRAGVAWSSVGVAVGAYEAAVAYAKERVQFGKPIAGHQLIQDLLSKCLGNITASMAMCVRVSQMLDEGTQRDEHSALAKAFCTARMRETVAWAREIMGGNGIVLDYHAARFFADAEALYSYEGTREMNALIVGRAITGTAAFV, from the coding sequence ATGATCTTCGAACCCCTCGCCAGCGACTTCTACGGCTTCGAGAGCCTTCTGACGGCTCCCGAGCAGGAGGCCATCGCCCGCCTTCGAGCCTGGGCCGAGACGGAGGCGAAGCCGATCGTGAACGAGTACTGGGAGCGAGCCGAGTTCCCGAAGCACCTCATCACCCCGCTCCTCGAGCTCGACGTCGCCCGATGGGCCTGGCCGGAGACGACGCCGTTCGAGAACAGCGCCGTGTTCCGCGGCCTCGCCTCGATGGAGCTCTCCCGGATCGACGCGTCGATCTCCACCTTCGTCGGGGTGCAGGACGGTCTCACCATGGGCTCGATCAGCGAGTGCGGCTCCCAGGAGCAGCAGGACGAATGGCTCCCGAAGCTCGCCTCCGGCGAGGTCCTCGGTGCCTTCGGTCTCACCGAACCGCAATCGGGGTCGGACAGCGCACAGGGGCTTCGCACCACGGCGACCAGGGACGGCGACGACTGGATCCTGTCCGGCTCGAAACGGTGGATCGGCAATGCGACCTTCAGCGACATCACGATCATCTGGGCGAAGGACACCGCCGACGGTCAGGTGAAGGGCTTCATCGTGCCGACCGACTCCCCCGGCTACTCCGCGACCAAGATCGAGGGCAAGATCAGCCTGCGCATGGTGCAGAACGCCGACATCACCCTCGACAACGTCCGGGTCCCCGAGCGCCTCCGGCTGCAGCACGCGAACTCCTTCCGCGACACGGCGAAGGTACTGCGACTCACGCGCGCCGGCGTCGCCTGGTCGAGTGTCGGCGTCGCTGTCGGCGCGTACGAGGCGGCGGTCGCCTACGCCAAGGAGCGCGTGCAGTTCGGCAAGCCGATCGCGGGCCACCAGCTGATCCAGGACCTCCTCTCGAAGTGCCTCGGGAACATCACGGCATCGATGGCGATGTGCGTCCGGGTCTCGCAGATGCTCGACGAGGGCACCCAGCGCGACGAGCACTCCGCGCTCGCCAAGGCGTTCTGCACCGCGCGGATGCGCGAGACGGTCGCGTGGGCACGGGAGATCATGGGCGGGAACGGCATCGTGCTGGACTACCACGCCGCCCGGTTCTTCGCGGATGCCGAAGCCCTCTACAGCTATGAGGGCACGCGGGAGATGAACGCGCTCATCGTCGGGCGGGCCATCACCGGCACCGCGGCGTTCGTCTGA
- a CDS encoding O-antigen ligase family protein, with translation MRPADFDAFSVAARVLSSAPLAAAFATIAVATAFGEHLVTSLIGVAGFSAMLVGLTTIGTGILLARLPIIEWRGLLPISVLLFLAWSAVSVVWSATPLATLPAIGGQLAWAFIAIVIALTRDTIQIVRATGTAFRALLGTSLALEVVSGVLIDTPLPFLGISGNLAFGGPLEGVFGTRSALGIAALLGLVTFVVEWRTRSVRHGVTIGSIALAAGLILGTRSPSVALLAAALGIATAVLYVFRQLRPEPRRTWQFVLLAVLALVGLIGYLFRSEVFRVLGLGLEIEQRYALWQETLRRLAPSELNGWGWTGGWVSDAVPYRFIDASLGRTNDSALNAYLDVYLQLGLIGLALFLLLGGLALVRTWLIATNRRSVVHVWAALIVVTLLASGAAESSLLLSGGWLLLVVCAVIGAGGLSWRHKLPER, from the coding sequence GTGAGACCGGCGGACTTCGACGCGTTCTCCGTCGCCGCGCGCGTCCTGTCGTCGGCGCCGCTGGCCGCCGCGTTCGCCACCATCGCCGTCGCGACCGCCTTCGGTGAGCACCTCGTCACAAGCCTGATCGGCGTCGCCGGGTTCAGCGCGATGCTCGTCGGCCTCACGACGATCGGCACGGGCATCCTCCTCGCACGCCTCCCCATCATCGAGTGGCGTGGCCTCCTGCCGATCTCGGTCCTGCTGTTCCTCGCCTGGAGCGCGGTGTCGGTGGTGTGGAGCGCCACGCCCCTCGCGACCCTGCCCGCCATCGGCGGACAGCTCGCGTGGGCCTTCATCGCCATCGTGATCGCGCTGACCCGCGACACCATCCAGATCGTCCGGGCGACGGGCACCGCCTTCCGCGCGCTCCTCGGCACGTCCCTGGCGCTTGAGGTCGTGAGCGGCGTCCTCATCGACACCCCGTTGCCGTTCCTCGGGATCAGCGGGAACCTCGCCTTCGGCGGTCCGTTGGAGGGGGTCTTCGGAACCCGGAGCGCCCTCGGCATCGCGGCGCTGCTCGGTCTCGTCACCTTCGTCGTCGAATGGCGGACCCGTTCCGTGCGGCACGGGGTGACGATCGGTTCCATCGCGCTCGCCGCCGGCCTCATCCTCGGCACGCGCTCGCCGAGCGTCGCGCTCCTCGCCGCGGCCCTCGGCATCGCGACCGCCGTGCTCTACGTCTTCCGGCAACTCCGACCGGAACCGCGCCGCACCTGGCAGTTCGTCCTCCTCGCCGTCCTCGCGCTCGTCGGCCTCATCGGGTACCTGTTCCGATCCGAGGTGTTCCGCGTCCTCGGTCTCGGGCTCGAGATCGAGCAGCGCTACGCACTCTGGCAGGAGACCCTGCGACGCCTGGCCCCGAGCGAGCTCAACGGCTGGGGCTGGACGGGCGGCTGGGTCTCGGATGCGGTCCCGTACCGGTTCATCGACGCGAGCCTCGGCCGCACGAACGACTCGGCGCTGAACGCCTACCTGGACGTGTACCTGCAGCTCGGACTGATCGGGCTCGCCCTGTTCCTCCTCCTCGGCGGTCTGGCGCTCGTGCGGACCTGGCTCATCGCGACCAACCGGCGCAGCGTCGTGCACGTCTGGGCTGCCCTCATCGTCGTGACCCTGCTCGCATCGGGCGCTGCCGAGAGCAGCCTGCTGCTGAGCGGCGGCTGGCTGCTCCTCGTCGTCTGCGCGGTCATCGGTGCCGGCGGACTGAGCTGGCGGCACAAGCTTCCGGAACGCTGA
- a CDS encoding polysaccharide pyruvyl transferase family protein, translating into MPYLETMRRRAETSFVELHRGVTELHYTQFPDHRNSGDSAIALGQARFWRAHGIDVRTTSSAGSMPERVRDASIPVLIQGGGNLGGLYPVLSEARYELAERLPADTLLIQAPQSVVFPTDADRRAFSRRFAARLNLRVAVRDQTSYDLLRDEVEDLSLSPDAVHLLGPISAPEPTQRRIVIARTDGESAGGLVGSESADWPADPLDLRAHEWLGWRAAKHPVLKPLMERDHAAWMRRAERRFDAAVRLIARGEVVVTDRLHAMLIGLQMGRRVVALDNNNRKLSNYAETWFGDLQPRLRFEHTIRP; encoded by the coding sequence ATGCCCTACCTCGAGACCATGCGACGGCGCGCCGAGACCTCCTTCGTCGAGCTGCATCGCGGCGTCACCGAACTCCACTACACCCAGTTCCCCGATCACCGGAACTCGGGCGATTCAGCCATCGCCCTCGGACAGGCCAGGTTCTGGCGCGCACACGGTATCGACGTGCGCACGACCTCGAGCGCCGGCAGCATGCCCGAGCGGGTCCGGGACGCGTCGATCCCGGTCCTCATCCAGGGCGGCGGCAACCTCGGAGGCCTCTACCCGGTGCTGAGCGAGGCTCGCTACGAACTCGCGGAGCGCCTCCCAGCCGACACCTTGCTCATCCAGGCACCGCAGTCGGTCGTCTTCCCCACGGATGCGGACCGCCGGGCGTTCTCCCGACGGTTCGCCGCCCGGCTCAACCTGCGGGTCGCCGTCCGCGACCAGACCTCCTACGACCTCCTCCGTGACGAGGTCGAGGACCTCAGCCTCTCGCCGGACGCGGTGCACCTCCTCGGCCCGATCAGCGCCCCCGAACCGACCCAGCGGCGCATCGTCATCGCCCGGACGGACGGCGAGAGCGCGGGTGGGCTCGTGGGCTCCGAGAGCGCCGACTGGCCGGCCGACCCCCTGGACCTCCGGGCGCACGAGTGGCTCGGCTGGCGCGCGGCGAAGCACCCGGTGTTGAAACCGCTCATGGAGCGCGATCATGCCGCGTGGATGCGGCGAGCCGAACGTCGATTCGATGCCGCCGTCCGGCTGATCGCCCGCGGCGAGGTGGTCGTCACCGATCGCCTCCACGCCATGCTCATCGGGCTGCAGATGGGCCGCCGGGTCGTCGCGCTCGACAACAACAACCGCAAGCTGTCGAACTACGCGGAGACCTGGTTCGGCGACCTCCAGCCGAGGTTGCGCTTCGAGCACACGATCCGTCCGTGA
- a CDS encoding O-antigen ligase family protein → MLSTESAPPRPPAALTTRALVVRHVAVFATFAVLAGTFWTNLFTIWGYTAVALVSGGAALACLMVVRPNWRRTRVPWSLVGYGVLSIVSLAWSAYPSGTAATLLGAALCTILGVTLAGCFSWPEVIRVLGRAVTWVLSLSLLFEFVVAAIIRHPVLPNFYAGDSADPPLLDYWSRDLLFSGGRIQGISGNANLLAVVALLGIIVFGLRLAARRDEPGAAGLAGPERRWTLLIRLGLSVVMFLLSFSTTILLAAVVTAVVLAAALAIRRAPRPEARTPVYLGFLGIGVVGAVGAVVFRTQLLGLLGKSPDLTGRLDIWATVWRLIEQRPVFGWGFSSPWAPWEPLFTDLVIRRGVRQLQAHNAWLDVWFQLGVVGLVLFAAVVLSMLTRTWFLAVDRPRVDLDAQRPYTALSLAPVLIAVSLVVQSVAESRILIESGWVLLVLLVVKTKQEPAWPVPTVAASSDLAPAHRRDVIGG, encoded by the coding sequence ATGCTGTCCACCGAATCCGCCCCGCCCCGCCCGCCGGCAGCGCTGACGACACGCGCGCTCGTCGTCAGGCACGTCGCGGTGTTCGCGACGTTCGCGGTGCTCGCCGGGACCTTCTGGACGAACCTTTTCACCATCTGGGGCTACACGGCGGTGGCACTCGTCTCAGGCGGTGCCGCGCTCGCGTGCCTGATGGTCGTCCGCCCGAACTGGCGGCGCACCCGGGTGCCGTGGTCGCTCGTCGGCTACGGGGTGCTGTCGATCGTCTCGCTCGCCTGGTCCGCCTACCCCAGCGGCACGGCCGCGACCCTGCTCGGTGCGGCGCTGTGCACCATCCTCGGCGTGACCCTCGCCGGCTGTTTCTCTTGGCCCGAGGTCATCCGCGTCCTCGGCCGTGCCGTGACGTGGGTGCTGTCACTCTCCCTCCTCTTCGAGTTCGTCGTCGCGGCGATCATCCGGCACCCGGTGCTCCCGAACTTCTACGCCGGGGACTCGGCGGACCCGCCCCTGCTCGACTACTGGTCGCGGGACCTCCTGTTCTCCGGAGGACGCATCCAGGGCATCTCGGGGAACGCCAACCTCCTCGCCGTGGTGGCGCTGCTCGGGATCATCGTCTTCGGGCTCCGGCTGGCGGCGCGCCGCGACGAGCCCGGCGCAGCCGGGCTGGCCGGCCCGGAGCGTCGCTGGACCCTGCTCATCCGTCTCGGTCTCTCCGTCGTGATGTTCCTCCTGAGCTTCTCGACCACCATCCTGCTCGCCGCCGTGGTGACGGCGGTGGTCCTCGCCGCTGCACTGGCGATCCGTCGGGCACCTCGCCCGGAGGCGAGGACGCCGGTGTACCTCGGTTTCCTCGGCATCGGGGTCGTCGGTGCGGTGGGAGCGGTCGTCTTCCGGACGCAACTCCTCGGCCTGCTCGGGAAAAGCCCGGACCTCACCGGTCGACTCGACATCTGGGCGACCGTGTGGCGCCTCATCGAACAACGGCCGGTCTTCGGATGGGGCTTCTCGAGTCCGTGGGCACCGTGGGAGCCGCTCTTCACCGACCTGGTCATCCGACGCGGCGTCCGACAGCTCCAGGCGCACAACGCCTGGCTCGACGTCTGGTTCCAACTCGGCGTCGTCGGCCTGGTGCTCTTCGCTGCGGTCGTCCTGTCCATGTTGACCCGCACCTGGTTCCTGGCCGTCGACCGTCCACGCGTCGACCTCGACGCACAGCGGCCGTACACGGCCCTGTCGCTCGCCCCCGTCCTCATCGCGGTCTCCCTCGTCGTGCAGTCGGTCGCGGAGAGCCGGATACTCATCGAATCCGGCTGGGTCCTCCTCGTGCTCCTCGTGGTGAAGACCAAGCAGGAACCCGCCTGGCCTGTTCCCACCGTCGCGGCCTCCTCCGACCTCGCACCCGCGCACCGGCGCGACGTCATCGGCGGATGA